In one Silene latifolia isolate original U9 population chromosome 10, ASM4854445v1, whole genome shotgun sequence genomic region, the following are encoded:
- the LOC141605373 gene encoding uncharacterized protein LOC141605373 gives MKMTWKTKKDRTKRIVVPPSSNLPFETLVSNTTNNNNNHSTDNNSHELTKTLYHSNPSSSDSSLAHDFFAQGNKLAEDGKYREALGKWETAINLMPQKAVLHEQKAQVLLEIGDAWGALKAATRATELDPEWAEAWTTLGRAQLNFGEPDTAIESFDKALAIKPEMSEARDDRQTAVQLVKKRKLLHSSGLNPDKSRYQVGDEGESKLPGSEWR, from the exons atGAAGATGACATGGAAGACAAAGAAGGATAGGACCAAACGCATTGTAGTACCTCCTTCCTCTAATCTCCCTTTTGAAACCCTTGTTTctaatactactaataataataacaatcataGTACTGATAATAATTCCCATGAACTCACGAAAACCCTTTATCATTCTAACCCTTCCTCTTCTGATTCTTCACTCGCTCATGACTTTTTTGCGCAGGGTAACAAGCTTGCCGAG GATGGTAAATACCGAGAAGCACTTGGAAAATGGGAAACTGCTATTAATTTGATGCCACAAAAGGCCGTCTTACATGAACAGAAGGCTCAAGTACTGCTTGAAATTGGAGATGCTTGGGGTGCTTTGAAGGCCGCAACTC GAGCTACTGAATTGGATCCTGAATGGGCTGAG GCATGGACTACCCTTGGTAGAGCACAGCTGAATTTTGGAGAGCCAGATACTGCGATTGAAAGTTTTGACAAGGCCCTAGCTATCAAG CCAGAAATGTCCGAGGCACGTGATGATAGACAAACTGCCGTACAGCTAGTGAAGAAGAGGAAGCTGCTTCATTCATCAGGCCTAAACCCAGATAAATCCCGATATCAAGTTGGCGACGAAGGTGAAAGCAAACTTCCAGGTTCAGAATGGAGATGA
- the LOC141605374 gene encoding PHD finger protein EHD3, with protein sequence MVIENGVGNGSSSGSDGASLRTYKRRKRSSISASNFIDLDNIPSSPLPFFASLDDKMNKDLVDAGLQKNSSEQVCDQKLSCHPLLNGSSDDCSYQQWKHVLESICESLRPTEDGNGGIQNSVKEALKNPYTGHAKIAKENVDDHDASKFDLHRCTNGGLSTATSNRSTSESNHSTVSRRCDCALSKLLMSGTFASLCKLLSENFHGVKIDKLLDFNLIDLRMKDGTYERSPTRFSLDIQQLWGRLNSIGKEMVSLSNNLSELSRAFCHEMGGGTDLDTSSGRKPEASARDCKFHIKQETPDTSVFSICKQCGQSSDERDCLVCDSCEAMFHVSCIEPSIKEIPHKSWFCATCTSSGVGSPHEDCVVCDRLIANSRVHGGVNTAPIYDETLDEEEGSDGIIETGPQVFKGSKCLPCKSCGNNLKNGEEFFICEHRFCQFKYYHIECLSSKELKSYGPHWYCPSCLCRVCLTDKDDDDIVMCDGCDHGYHIYCMNPPRASIPRGKWFCPKCDAGIKAIRKVKKLYEDVERLKRDEDHDGKVQKLYEYVERVKRDGGSQDPVGGSDKSNLESLAQSGGMDMLLTAAISLNGEDGFSGKDDKC encoded by the exons ATGGTGATTGAAAATGGTGTAGGAAACGGAAGTTCAAGTGGAAGTGATGGCGCTTCGCTCCGTACTTATAAGCGTCGAAAACGTTCCTCTATTTCTGCTTCCAATTTCATTGATTTGGATAATATTCCGTCTTCTCCATTGCCGTTCTTTGCGTCTTTGGACGATAAG ATGAATAAAGACTTAGTAGATGCAGGTTTACAAAAAAACTCTTCTGAACAAGTCTGTGATCAAAAGTTAAGTTGTCATCCTCTTCTCAATGGTTCTTCAGATGATTGCTCGTATCAGCAATGGAAACATGTACTGGAAAGCATATGTGAATCATTGAGACCTACTGAAGATGGAAATGGTGGTATACAGAACTCTGTCAAAGAAGCGCTTAAAAATCCTTATACGGGCCATGCAAAGATTGCTAAG GAAAATGTTGATGATCATGATGCCAGCAAATTTGATCTTCACAGGTGTACAAATGGAGGACTTTCAACTGCAACCTCTAATAGATCCACTAGTGAGTCTAATCACTCAACTGTTTCTAGGCGGTGTGATTGTGCTCTTTCCAAACTTTTGATGTCGGGAACATTTGCCTCATTATGCAAGCTGTTATCTGAAAATTTTCATGGAGTAAAGATTGACAAACTTTTAGACTTCAATCTTATTGATCTACGGATGAAAGATGGGACATATGAGCGTTCACCTACACGGTTTTCATTGGATATCCAACAG TTATGGGGAAGGCTCAATTCAATCGGTAAAGAGATGGTTTCTCTTTCGAACAATCTGTCAGAGCTGTCTAGGGCCTTTTGTCATGAAATG GGAGGAGGCACAGATCTTGACACGTCAAGTGGCAGAAAACCTGAG GCATCTGCAAGGGATTGTAAATTTCACATTAAGCAGGAAACTCCAGACACTTCTGTTTTTAGCATTTGCAAGCAATGTGGACAGAGCTCCGATGAGAGAGATTGTCTTGTATGTGATTCATGTGAAGCAATGTTCCATGTTTCCTGCATAGAACCATCTATCAAAGAAATACCCCATAAGAGTTGGTTTTGTGCCACTTGCACTTCTAGTGGTGTAGGATCTCCGCATGAAGATTGTGTTGTCTGTGATAGATTAATTGCCAATTCCAGAGTTCATGGCGGAGTCAACACTGCTCCTATATATGACGAAACACTTGATGAAGAAGAGGGTTCAGACGGTATTATAGAGACCGGGCCGCAAGTGTTCAAAGGAAGCAAGTGTTTACCATGTAAATCATGTGGCAATAACTTAAAGAACGGTGAAGAGTTTTTCATTTGTGAACATCGTTTCTGCCAATTCAAATATTATCACATTGAGTGTTTGAGTAGCAAGGAGTTAAAATCATATGGTCCTCATTGGTATTGCCCTTCTTGTCTTTGCCGGGTTTGCCTTACTGACAAGGATGACGATGATATTGTGATGTGTGATGGGTGTGACCATGGATACCATATTTATTGCATGAACCCTCCACGAGCGTCTATACCTCGGGGTAAGTGGTTTTGCCCGAAATGTGATGCTGGAATAAAAGCAATACGCAAGGTCAAAAAGTTGTATGAGGATGTGGAAAGGCTTAAGAGAGACGAGGATCACGATGGCAAGGTCCAAAAGTTGTACGAGTATGTGGAAAGAGTTAAGAGAGATGGAGGGAGTCAGGATCCCGTTGGTGGTTCAGATAAATCAAATTTGGAATCTTTAGCTCAATCCGGCGGAATGGATATGCTTTTAACTGCTGCTATATCACTTAATGGTGAAGACGGTTTCAGTGGaaaagacgataaatgttaa